In Pristiophorus japonicus isolate sPriJap1 chromosome 2, sPriJap1.hap1, whole genome shotgun sequence, one genomic interval encodes:
- the LOC139238796 gene encoding uncharacterized protein isoform X2: MSKDFHIHCNNKGGFYMAVVTQDHGDKRRSIAYYSTTESPVVTGLSRCIAALDCAAWAVKISEPVVMTGNIILHTKHTLVEMLNTGKLRTVSNMRRAKWEAVLLPPNKAVTIIRDVGNNPAEGMIGEGDPHFCEEVCEDMEVDRIKDAPLQTAEQTLFVDGSRKYVEGLPRTGWAVVNQDLETVESGRINGRSSAQVAELVALTRALELSENMIVNIYTDSRYAFGVVHDYMTAWGRRGFITTSRHPIKHQLRIEALLAASNKPKQVVVIKIKAHRREPDRTSPDWLSHRGNKAADVAAQKALEQEECEEASVSAAGARDQQISIEKLHLDISEEERSMWTKQGATQGKDNVWRRNDKIDSERFFKQAIWPFCL, translated from the exons atgagtaaggatttccacatccactgtaacaataaaggtgggttctatatggccgtggtcacccaagatcacggggataaaaggagatctatagcctattactctaccaccgaaagcccggtggtgactgggttatccagatgtatagccgcactagattgcgcagcttgggcggtaaaaataagcgagcctgtggtgatgactggaaacatcattctccatactaaacacacattggtagaaatgttaaacacaggaaaactgagaaccgtatctaatatgagacgggcaaagtgggaagcagtcctcttaccacctaacaaagcggtaaccataattagggatgtaggaaacaaccccgcagaaggtatgataggTGAGGGGgatccccacttttgcgaagaggtatgtgaggatatggaagtggatagaataaaagacgccccccttcaaaccgcagaacaaaccttgtttgtggacggctcacgaaaatacgtagagggactacctcgtaccggatgggccgtagttaaccaggatctagagacagtcgaatcagggcgaattaatgggcggtcgtcagctcaagtggcagaactggtagccctcacccgggcactggaattatcggaaaatatgattgttaatatctatacagacagtagatatgcattcggggtagtacacgattatatgacagcatgggggagaaggggttttattacAACTAgcagacatcccataaagcatcagctgagaatagaagctcttttagcagccagtaataaaccaaaacaggtagtggttattaaaattaaagcccacaggagggagccggaccgaaccagtccagattggctgagtcaccggggaaataaagctgcagacgtagctgcacagaaggcattagaacaagaggagtgtgaggaagcctcagtcagtgccgctggggcccgagaccaacagataagtattgagaaactacacctggACATTTCTGAGGAAGAAAggagtatgtggacaaagcagggcgcaacgcaagggaaggataacgtttggagacgaaacgacaag attgacagcgagagattcttcaagcaagccatttggccattttgcctttga
- the LOC139238796 gene encoding protein NYNRIN-like isoform X1 has product MSKDFHIHCNNKGGFYMAVVTQDHGDKRRSIAYYSTTESPVVTGLSRCIAALDCAAWAVKISEPVVMTGNIILHTKHTLVEMLNTGKLRTVSNMRRAKWEAVLLPPNKAVTIIRDVGNNPAEGMIGEGDPHFCEEVCEDMEVDRIKDAPLQTAEQTLFVDGSRKYVEGLPRTGWAVVNQDLETVESGRINGRSSAQVAELVALTRALELSENMIVNIYTDSRYAFGVVHDYMTAWGRRGFITTSRHPIKHQLRIEALLAASNKPKQVVVIKIKAHRREPDRTSPDWLSHRGNKAADVAAQKALEQEECEEASVSAAGARDQQISIEKLHLDISEEERSMWTKQGATQGKDNVWRRNDKVMAPECIQNTLLELHHGLSHSGREAMTGSLGRDWWWKGMGRDIDKYCHRCVTCAQYNTGRPIKIKMGHQPRPRGPWKHVQIDFTGPLPPSHGKRYFLVIIDQFTQWVETFPTRDCTASTVARILTEQVIPRWGMPLQIDSDQGTHFTGKIVKTICQLMGIKQKFHIPYQPQSSEMVERMNRTLKNTLAKAMQMSGKTWTEVLPIILMKLRATTNRTTGLTPYELMTGRTMQLPENIITGEGRCRPIKRQNVLELSTQLKGMCKLVRDNQEERDAEAELTKLPEVPLAGSCVMVRVLPGKPGFAPKRTV; this is encoded by the coding sequence atgagtaaggatttccacatccactgtaacaataaaggtgggttctatatggccgtggtcacccaagatcacggggataaaaggagatctatagcctattactctaccaccgaaagcccggtggtgactgggttatccagatgtatagccgcactagattgcgcagcttgggcggtaaaaataagcgagcctgtggtgatgactggaaacatcattctccatactaaacacacattggtagaaatgttaaacacaggaaaactgagaaccgtatctaatatgagacgggcaaagtgggaagcagtcctcttaccacctaacaaagcggtaaccataattagggatgtaggaaacaaccccgcagaaggtatgataggTGAGGGGgatccccacttttgcgaagaggtatgtgaggatatggaagtggatagaataaaagacgccccccttcaaaccgcagaacaaaccttgtttgtggacggctcacgaaaatacgtagagggactacctcgtaccggatgggccgtagttaaccaggatctagagacagtcgaatcagggcgaattaatgggcggtcgtcagctcaagtggcagaactggtagccctcacccgggcactggaattatcggaaaatatgattgttaatatctatacagacagtagatatgcattcggggtagtacacgattatatgacagcatgggggagaaggggttttattacAACTAgcagacatcccataaagcatcagctgagaatagaagctcttttagcagccagtaataaaccaaaacaggtagtggttattaaaattaaagcccacaggagggagccggaccgaaccagtccagattggctgagtcaccggggaaataaagctgcagacgtagctgcacagaaggcattagaacaagaggagtgtgaggaagcctcagtcagtgccgctggggcccgagaccaacagataagtattgagaaactacacctggACATTTCTGAGGAAGAAAggagtatgtggacaaagcagggcgcaacgcaagggaaggataacgtttggagacgaaacgacaaggtaatggcgcctgaatgcatacagaataccttattggagttgcatcatggcctgtctcattcaggacgagaggccatgaccgggagtcttgggagagattggtggtggaaggggatggggagagatattgataaatattgccatcgatgcgttacgtgcgcacaatataatacaggcaggcccattaaaattaaaatgggacaccagccccgtccacgggggccatggaaaCACgttcaaattgatttcacaggtcctttgcccccatcccatggaaaaagatatttcctagtgattatagatcaatttacccagtGGGTGGaaactttccccacacgtgattgcactgcctcaacagtggcaaggatattgaccgagcaggtgattccccgatggggaatgcctcttcaaatagattccgaccaaggcacccacttcaccggaaaaattgtaaaaacaatatgccagctgatgggcataaaacaaaaattccacatcccctaccagccGCAGAGTTCtgagatggtagagcgcatgaatcgTACCCTTAAGAacaccctggcaaaggccatgcaaatgtcaggaaaaacgtggacagaagtattacccattatattgatgaagttaagagccacgacaaaccggacaaccggattaactccttatgaactaatgacaggaaggacgatgcaattaccagagaacatcataacaggggaggGCCGATgtcggcccattaaaagacaaaacgttttggaactaagtactcaattaaaagggatgtgtaaattagttagggacaatcaggaagaaagagacgcggaagcggagcttacaaagctccctgaagtcccgttggcgggaagttgcgttatggtaagggtcctcccgggaaaaccggggtttgccccaaaaaggaccgtatga